In one Bosea sp. RAC05 genomic region, the following are encoded:
- a CDS encoding cysteine dioxygenase, which yields MQGFLNAERRGAVLASLRTDEGTLSRDYLAAARAVLRELVALPDLVARLPLERKPGGYTRNLLAGDESVSIWAIVWAAGATTCIHDHHCSCCFGVVSGTVTETWYRAIDAQRAIATEQHDRQPGYVACMLPTGPNIHRMRNLGTEDAISIHIYGFDHEAHDSSIETQYTAVEG from the coding sequence ATGCAGGGGTTCTTGAACGCGGAGCGGCGCGGCGCGGTTCTCGCCAGCCTGCGGACGGATGAGGGCACGCTCTCGCGCGATTACCTCGCCGCCGCCCGCGCGGTCCTGCGCGAGCTCGTCGCGCTGCCCGACCTCGTCGCGCGCCTGCCGCTCGAGCGCAAACCCGGCGGCTACACCCGCAATCTCCTGGCCGGCGACGAGTCGGTCAGCATCTGGGCCATCGTCTGGGCGGCCGGTGCGACCACCTGCATCCACGACCATCACTGTTCCTGCTGCTTCGGCGTCGTCAGCGGCACCGTCACCGAAACCTGGTATCGCGCCATCGATGCGCAGCGCGCCATCGCCACAGAGCAGCATGACCGCCAGCCCGGCTACGTCGCCTGCATGCTGCCGACCGGCCCCAACATCCACCGCATGCGCAATCTCGGGACCGAAGACGCGATCTCGATCCACATCTACGGCTTCGACCACGAGGCCCACGACTCCTCGATCGAGACGCAATACACCGCCGTCGAGGGCTGA
- a CDS encoding ABC transporter permease, producing MTSASNAPPAFNGRAIAAIYRFEMARTLRTPLQSVVSPVLSTSLYFVVFGAAIGSRMQSIDGIAYGAFIVPGLIMLTLLTQSIANASFAIYFPKFTGTIYELLSAPVAWWEVVIGYVGAAATKSVVLGLIILLTATFFVPLRIEHPLWMLLFLVLTAVTFSLFGFIIGIWADGFERLQVVPLLVVTPLAFLGGSFYSIDMLPPVWRTVALFNPVVYLISGFRWSFFGVADVGVGVSLGMTLAFLLVCIVATGWIFRTGYRLKN from the coding sequence ATGACATCCGCTTCCAACGCCCCGCCCGCCTTCAACGGGCGGGCGATTGCCGCGATCTATCGCTTCGAGATGGCACGCACCCTGCGCACGCCTCTGCAAAGCGTGGTGTCTCCGGTGCTCTCGACCTCGCTCTACTTCGTCGTCTTCGGCGCCGCGATCGGCTCGCGCATGCAATCGATCGACGGCATCGCCTACGGCGCCTTCATCGTGCCCGGCCTGATCATGCTGACGCTGCTCACCCAGAGCATCGCGAATGCCTCCTTCGCGATCTACTTCCCGAAATTCACCGGCACGATCTACGAGCTGCTCTCGGCGCCCGTGGCGTGGTGGGAGGTCGTGATCGGCTATGTCGGCGCGGCGGCGACCAAATCGGTCGTGCTGGGCCTGATCATCCTGCTGACGGCGACCTTCTTCGTGCCGCTGCGCATCGAGCACCCGCTCTGGATGCTGCTCTTCCTCGTCCTGACGGCGGTGACCTTCAGCCTCTTCGGCTTCATCATCGGCATCTGGGCCGACGGCTTCGAGCGGCTGCAGGTCGTCCCGCTGCTGGTCGTGACACCGCTCGCCTTTCTCGGCGGCTCCTTCTACTCGATCGACATGCTGCCGCCCGTCTGGCGGACGGTCGCGCTGTTCAACCCGGTCGTCTACCTGATCAGCGGCTTCCGCTGGAGCTTCTTCGGGGTGGCCGATGTCGGCGTCGGCGTCAGCCTGGGCATGACGCTCGCCTTCCTGCTCGTCTGCATCGTGGCGACCGGCTGGATCTTCCGCACTGGCTACCGCCTCAAGAACTGA
- a CDS encoding APC family permease, which translates to MSVQSQSDPQPTLSIFDAVTIMVGIVVGIGIFKTPSLIAANVGSEAAFLGVWVAGGLVTLIGALCYAELAAAHPHAGGEYHFLGRAYGRPVAVLFGWARGSVIQTGAIAAVAFVLGDYAAQIVPLGPYGPAIYAAAAIIVLTGLNVAGTIQSKTLQIAVTFIEVGLIAAIIVWGLLGSAGEAVPAATTAPPSAALGLAMIFVLLTYGGWNEAAYLSGELRDPGRNMVRVLLIGTGVLVALYLAANAALLAILGLDGLRGSQAVATDMMRRVAGESGAIVVSLAIVVAALSTLNATIFTGARVYFAMARDITLLPRVGEWDERGRAPANGLIAQGAVALLLVVLGAASRDGFQAMVDYSAPVFWAFLLLVGLALPILRWREPDRVLPFKVPLYPLTPALFCLTCLYMLHASLAYTGKGALIGLGVVLAGLPLLLFQSRLAAPGDAQPLPSADPAARGTPAQPALVQPGER; encoded by the coding sequence ATGTCAGTTCAGAGCCAATCCGATCCGCAGCCGACGCTGTCGATCTTCGATGCCGTGACGATCATGGTGGGGATCGTCGTCGGCATCGGCATCTTCAAGACACCGTCGCTGATCGCGGCCAATGTCGGCAGCGAGGCGGCCTTCCTCGGCGTCTGGGTCGCGGGCGGCCTCGTCACCCTGATCGGCGCGCTCTGCTATGCCGAACTCGCCGCCGCGCATCCCCATGCGGGGGGCGAGTATCATTTCCTCGGGCGGGCCTATGGCCGCCCCGTCGCCGTGCTGTTCGGCTGGGCGCGCGGCTCGGTGATCCAGACCGGGGCGATCGCTGCGGTCGCCTTCGTCCTCGGCGATTACGCGGCGCAGATCGTGCCGCTCGGCCCCTATGGGCCGGCGATCTATGCCGCGGCCGCGATCATCGTGCTGACGGGGCTCAACGTCGCGGGCACGATCCAGAGCAAGACGCTGCAGATCGCGGTGACGTTCATCGAGGTCGGGCTGATCGCGGCGATCATCGTCTGGGGCCTGCTCGGCAGCGCCGGGGAGGCGGTGCCGGCCGCGACCACGGCGCCGCCATCGGCCGCGCTCGGCCTGGCGATGATCTTCGTGCTGCTGACCTATGGCGGCTGGAACGAGGCGGCCTATCTCTCGGGCGAACTGCGCGACCCCGGCCGCAACATGGTCCGCGTGCTGCTGATCGGCACAGGCGTGCTGGTCGCGCTCTACCTCGCGGCCAATGCCGCGCTGCTGGCGATCCTCGGTCTCGACGGCCTGCGCGGCTCGCAGGCGGTGGCCACCGACATGATGCGCCGCGTCGCGGGCGAGTCCGGCGCCATCGTCGTCAGCCTCGCCATCGTGGTCGCGGCGCTCTCGACGCTCAATGCGACGATCTTCACCGGCGCGCGGGTCTATTTCGCGATGGCGCGCGACATCACGCTGCTGCCGCGCGTCGGCGAGTGGGATGAACGGGGGCGGGCGCCGGCCAACGGGCTGATCGCCCAGGGAGCCGTCGCGCTGCTGCTGGTCGTGCTGGGGGCCGCCAGCCGCGACGGCTTCCAGGCCATGGTCGACTACAGCGCGCCGGTGTTCTGGGCGTTCCTGCTGCTGGTCGGCCTCGCCCTGCCGATCCTGCGCTGGCGCGAACCGGACCGGGTCCTGCCCTTCAAGGTCCCGCTCTACCCGCTGACGCCGGCCTTGTTCTGCCTGACCTGCCTCTACATGCTGCATGCCAGCCTCGCCTACACCGGGAAGGGGGCACTGATCGGCCTCGGCGTCGTGCTCGCAGGCCTGCCGCTGCTGCTGTTCCAGAGCCGCCTTGCGGCTCCCGGCGACGCTCAGCCCCTGCCCTCCGCGGACCCCGCGGCGCGGGGGACGCCGGCGCAGCCCGCCCTCGTTCAACCAGGAGAGAGATGA
- a CDS encoding Lrp/AsnC family transcriptional regulator — MAKLDAFDLRILACLQEDASLPLAELSEAVGLSATPCWRRVQKLEAAGYIRKRVALLDRSMLQAGVTVFIAVKTARHSMEWLERFHAAVRDLPEIVDFYRMSGEIDYLLKACVPDIAAYDALYKKLISRIDLNDVTSMFAMEELKSTTAIPLGFVLPEG; from the coding sequence ATGGCCAAGCTCGACGCCTTCGATCTGCGGATCCTCGCCTGCCTGCAGGAGGATGCCAGTCTGCCGCTGGCCGAGTTGTCGGAGGCGGTCGGATTGTCCGCGACGCCGTGCTGGCGGCGGGTGCAGAAGCTGGAGGCCGCCGGCTATATCCGCAAGCGCGTGGCGCTGCTCGACCGCAGCATGCTGCAGGCGGGCGTCACGGTCTTCATCGCGGTGAAGACGGCGCGGCATTCGATGGAGTGGCTGGAGCGCTTCCACGCGGCAGTGCGCGACCTGCCGGAGATCGTCGACTTCTACCGGATGAGCGGCGAGATCGACTATCTGCTCAAGGCCTGCGTGCCCGACATCGCGGCCTATGACGCGCTCTACAAGAAGCTGATCTCGCGCATCGACCTCAACGACGTCACTTCCATGTTCGCGATGGAGGAGCTGAAATCGACGACGGCGATCCCGCTCGGCTTCGTGCTGCCCGAAGGCTGA
- a CDS encoding methyl-accepting chemotaxis protein, whose amino-acid sequence MVGPRKISTQIFGAFAMFALAAFVAVGIGAHALSRYAAMTSEMEAVTQRTVLAERMDGLVNAIVMESRGIYMSADAQDAERFALPLLADLAQMKRLVAEWRALHGPQEQAAFEAVAQKLNDFIAFRTELVKRGREAGPAAANAFGNNEDNRSNRKALNTALRQVAVLNESRAAATDAERDVLQSHSFWLQAVGVLLIAAGLAAALTIVHVRVARPLRGLTKTMQRLAAGQEVGTIPSVNQRDEVGDMARSLAVFHDTAVARTALEADAKSADSARVRRQAKREDLTAEFNIRIDRVLDTVRISADEMEETARSLNAVATSATSQAKEARGAALDASDNVRSIAAASEELSESIAEIAERIGHTDGVVRSAAGDAARARANVANLLGASESIARVVGLIREIAAQTNLLALNATIEAARAGEAGRGFAVVASEVKLLASRTAQATDEIAERIAAFESETQGAVAAIETIARVMGEVAEHTVVIAGATSQQMAATSEIASSAQATANGTAGVARQMEDVTSTSEAARLSANRALTTAESLAREAHALRNAVETFFADMKAA is encoded by the coding sequence ATGGTCGGCCCGCGCAAGATTTCGACACAGATTTTCGGCGCCTTCGCGATGTTCGCGCTCGCCGCCTTCGTGGCTGTCGGCATCGGCGCCCATGCGCTGTCGCGCTACGCCGCCATGACGAGCGAGATGGAGGCCGTGACGCAGCGCACCGTCCTGGCCGAGCGCATGGACGGGCTCGTCAATGCGATCGTGATGGAATCGCGCGGAATCTACATGAGCGCCGACGCGCAGGACGCCGAACGCTTCGCGCTGCCGCTGCTCGCCGATCTCGCGCAGATGAAGCGGCTCGTCGCCGAGTGGCGGGCTCTCCATGGTCCCCAGGAGCAGGCCGCCTTCGAGGCGGTGGCGCAGAAGCTCAATGATTTCATTGCCTTCCGGACGGAGCTGGTGAAGCGGGGACGGGAGGCGGGTCCTGCCGCGGCCAATGCCTTCGGCAACAACGAGGACAACCGCAGCAACCGCAAAGCCCTCAACACGGCGCTCAGGCAAGTCGCCGTGCTCAACGAGAGCCGGGCGGCCGCGACGGATGCCGAACGCGACGTGCTGCAGAGCCATAGTTTCTGGCTGCAGGCGGTCGGCGTGCTGCTGATCGCGGCCGGGCTCGCCGCCGCGCTGACCATCGTGCATGTCCGTGTGGCCCGGCCGCTGCGCGGCCTCACCAAGACGATGCAGCGGCTTGCCGCGGGGCAGGAGGTCGGCACGATTCCGTCCGTGAACCAGCGCGACGAGGTCGGCGACATGGCTCGCTCCCTGGCGGTGTTCCATGACACGGCGGTCGCGCGGACGGCACTGGAGGCCGATGCGAAGAGCGCCGATTCGGCCCGGGTCCGGCGCCAGGCCAAGCGCGAGGACCTCACGGCCGAGTTCAACATCCGGATCGATAGGGTGCTCGATACCGTCCGGATTAGTGCCGACGAGATGGAGGAGACGGCCCGCAGTCTCAATGCCGTCGCCACCAGCGCCACCTCGCAGGCCAAGGAGGCCCGCGGCGCGGCGCTCGACGCCTCCGACAATGTCCGCTCGATCGCGGCCGCGTCCGAAGAGCTGTCGGAGTCGATCGCCGAGATCGCCGAACGCATCGGCCACACCGACGGCGTGGTCAGGTCCGCGGCCGGGGACGCGGCCAGGGCCCGCGCCAATGTCGCCAATCTGCTCGGCGCCTCCGAGAGCATCGCGCGCGTGGTCGGTCTGATCCGCGAGATCGCCGCCCAGACCAATCTGCTGGCGCTGAACGCGACGATCGAGGCGGCCCGGGCGGGGGAGGCGGGGCGCGGCTTCGCGGTCGTCGCCAGCGAGGTCAAGCTGCTGGCGAGCCGCACCGCCCAGGCCACCGACGAGATCGCCGAGCGGATCGCCGCCTTCGAGAGCGAGACGCAAGGCGCCGTGGCGGCGATCGAGACGATCGCCCGCGTGATGGGCGAGGTCGCCGAGCACACGGTCGTCATCGCCGGGGCGACATCCCAGCAGATGGCCGCGACCTCGGAGATCGCGAGCAGCGCCCAGGCGACGGCGAACGGGACGGCCGGCGTCGCGCGGCAGATGGAGGACGTCACCTCGACCTCCGAGGCGGCGAGACTGTCGGCGAACCGCGCCCTGACGACGGCCGAAAGTCTGGCGCGCGAGGCCCATGCGCTGCGCAATGCGGTCGAGACGTTCTTCGCCGACATGAAGGCCGCCTGA
- a CDS encoding OmpW/AlkL family protein — translation MSRIVRLATCAALLAGTALTSAGAADLPSAKTAPLAPIMTQWSPWMIRGRALFVVPQESAKLKLGGAPILGGDVDISNSVVPELDITYFFTKNIAVELVLGVTPHNVKGAGTLAGARIGSAWLLPPTLMLQYHFTDLGAFKPYVGVGVNYTVFFNEKAKGGFTSFDLKDSFGLALQVGFDYMIDKNWGINFDVKKIFLEPKVKVNNGLISGKVKIDPWLIGTGITYRF, via the coding sequence ATGTCACGCATTGTCCGTCTCGCCACCTGCGCCGCGCTGCTCGCCGGCACAGCCCTGACCTCCGCCGGGGCCGCCGATCTGCCTTCGGCCAAGACGGCCCCGCTCGCGCCGATCATGACCCAGTGGAGCCCGTGGATGATCCGCGGCCGCGCCCTCTTCGTCGTCCCGCAGGAGAGCGCCAAGCTGAAGCTCGGCGGCGCGCCGATCCTCGGCGGCGATGTCGACATCTCGAACTCGGTCGTGCCCGAGCTCGACATCACCTACTTCTTTACGAAGAACATCGCCGTCGAGCTCGTCCTCGGCGTCACCCCGCACAATGTGAAGGGCGCGGGGACCCTGGCCGGGGCGCGCATCGGTTCGGCCTGGCTGCTGCCGCCGACCCTGATGCTGCAGTATCATTTCACCGATCTCGGCGCCTTCAAGCCCTATGTCGGCGTCGGCGTGAACTACACCGTCTTCTTCAACGAGAAGGCCAAGGGCGGCTTCACCAGCTTCGATCTGAAGGACAGCTTCGGCCTCGCCCTCCAGGTCGGCTTCGACTACATGATCGACAAGAACTGGGGCATCAACTTCGACGTGAAGAAGATCTTCCTCGAGCCCAAGGTCAAGGTCAACAACGGCCTGATCTCCGGCAAGGTCAAGATCGATCCCTGGCTGATCGGCACCGGCATCACCTATCGGTTCTGA
- a CDS encoding SAM-dependent methyltransferase yields the protein MMKMFRTLAAACAVSLLALGAVQSHAQPAQAGKDSATTPDYVPHTGQAGKDVVWVPTQDALVQRMLDMAKVTKEDKLVDLGSGDGRTVIAAAKRGLTARGIEYNPDLVTLSQRNAAAEGVADRARFERGDIFESDFKEATVVTLFLLPELNLRLRPILLDMKPGTRVVSNTFTMDDWTPDETAVLAENCVNFCRAHFWVVPAKVGGTWRLGDGDLRLSQTFQMLEGTLTRAGKALPITEARMRGSEISFVADGRRYTGTVAEGRMSGRSEGAGQAQEWQATRSAN from the coding sequence ATGATGAAGATGTTCCGGACTCTCGCCGCCGCCTGCGCGGTGTCGCTCTTGGCGCTCGGCGCGGTGCAATCGCACGCGCAGCCCGCCCAGGCCGGCAAGGACAGCGCCACGACGCCGGACTATGTCCCGCATACGGGCCAGGCGGGGAAGGACGTGGTCTGGGTGCCGACGCAGGACGCGCTGGTCCAGCGCATGCTCGACATGGCCAAGGTGACCAAGGAGGACAAGCTGGTCGATCTCGGCTCCGGTGACGGGCGCACCGTGATCGCGGCCGCCAAGCGCGGCCTCACGGCCCGCGGCATCGAGTACAATCCCGATCTCGTCACGCTCTCCCAGCGCAATGCCGCGGCCGAAGGCGTCGCGGACCGGGCCCGGTTCGAGCGCGGCGACATCTTCGAATCCGACTTCAAGGAGGCGACCGTCGTCACGCTCTTCCTGCTGCCGGAGCTCAATCTGCGGCTGCGTCCGATCCTGCTCGACATGAAGCCGGGCACGCGCGTCGTCTCCAACACCTTCACCATGGACGACTGGACGCCGGACGAGACCGCGGTGCTGGCCGAGAACTGCGTCAATTTCTGCCGGGCGCATTTCTGGGTCGTCCCTGCCAAGGTCGGCGGGACCTGGAGGCTCGGCGATGGCGATCTGCGCCTGAGCCAGACATTCCAGATGCTGGAGGGCACGCTGACGCGCGCCGGCAAGGCGCTTCCCATCACCGAGGCACGGATGCGCGGCAGCGAGATCAGCTTCGTCGCCGACGGCCGACGCTACACCGGCACCGTCGCGGAAGGCCGGATGAGCGGGCGCAGCGAAGGGGCTGGCCAGGCCCAGGAGTGGCAGGCGACGCGCAGCGCGAACTGA
- a CDS encoding peptide chain release factor 3 — translation MTDSQTSAAPAGDAPPHARRRTFAIISHPDAGKTTLTEKLLYFGGAIQLAGEVRAKQGRRQTSSDWMKIERQRGISVVTSVMTFEYGGHVFNLLDTPGHEDFSEDTYRTLTAVDSAVMVIDAAKGIEARTKKLFEVCRLRDIPIVTFINKVDRETRDLFDLINEIETTLALDVAPMTWPVGRGREFVGTYDLKANSFRRNQKGDESAEDLAVTGPDDKLFDELLPHGAAETWREEVFLASEGLKPFDLEAFREGHLTPLYFGAALRDYGVRDLIDALGALAPSPRAQIADKRTIQAGEPKMTGFVFKIQANMDPNHRDRIAFMRVCSGKLSRGMKAKLVRTGKPMPLNAPQFFFARDRSIAEEAFAGDIVGLPNHGTLRIGDTLTEGEDVVFKGVPSFAPEILRRVKLKDAMKAKKLREALQQMAEEGVVQIFLPHDGAPAIVGVVGALQLDVLKERMDVEYSLPVDFEPCQYAIARWVSSEDKAALQKFVSSKPSSMADDLDGDPVFMASSQFTLKYDAERAPDVTFSDIKDYQKVAKA, via the coding sequence ATGACCGACAGCCAGACCTCCGCCGCGCCGGCAGGCGACGCCCCTCCGCATGCGCGCCGCCGCACCTTCGCGATCATCTCCCACCCCGACGCCGGCAAGACCACGCTGACTGAGAAGCTGCTCTATTTCGGCGGCGCGATTCAGCTCGCCGGCGAGGTCCGCGCCAAGCAGGGCCGGCGCCAGACCTCCTCGGACTGGATGAAGATCGAGCGCCAGCGCGGCATCTCGGTCGTCACCTCGGTGATGACCTTCGAATATGGCGGCCACGTCTTCAACCTGCTGGACACGCCGGGCCACGAGGACTTCTCGGAGGACACCTACCGCACGCTCACCGCCGTCGACTCCGCCGTGATGGTGATCGACGCCGCCAAGGGCATCGAGGCGCGCACCAAGAAGCTGTTCGAGGTCTGCCGCCTGCGCGACATCCCGATCGTCACCTTCATCAACAAGGTCGACCGCGAGACGCGCGACCTGTTCGACCTGATCAACGAAATCGAGACCACGCTCGCGCTCGATGTCGCGCCGATGACCTGGCCGGTCGGGCGCGGCCGCGAGTTCGTCGGCACCTATGATCTCAAGGCCAACAGCTTCCGCCGCAACCAGAAGGGCGACGAGAGCGCCGAAGATCTCGCCGTCACGGGCCCCGACGACAAGCTCTTCGACGAACTCCTGCCGCATGGCGCGGCCGAGACCTGGCGCGAGGAGGTCTTCCTCGCCAGCGAAGGCCTGAAGCCCTTCGATCTCGAGGCCTTCCGCGAGGGCCACCTGACGCCGCTCTATTTCGGCGCGGCGCTGCGCGACTACGGTGTGCGCGATCTGATCGACGCGCTCGGCGCGCTGGCGCCCAGCCCGCGCGCGCAGATCGCCGACAAGCGCACGATCCAGGCCGGCGAGCCGAAGATGACCGGCTTCGTCTTCAAGATTCAGGCGAACATGGACCCCAACCACCGCGACCGCATCGCCTTCATGCGCGTCTGCTCGGGCAAGCTCTCGCGCGGCATGAAGGCGAAGCTCGTGCGCACCGGCAAGCCGATGCCGCTCAACGCGCCGCAGTTCTTCTTCGCCCGCGACCGCTCGATCGCGGAGGAGGCCTTCGCGGGCGACATCGTCGGCCTGCCCAACCACGGCACGCTGCGCATCGGCGACACGCTGACCGAGGGCGAGGACGTCGTCTTCAAGGGCGTGCCGAGCTTCGCGCCCGAAATCCTGCGTCGTGTGAAGCTCAAGGACGCGATGAAGGCCAAGAAGCTGCGCGAGGCGCTGCAGCAGATGGCCGAGGAAGGTGTCGTCCAGATCTTCCTGCCCCATGACGGCGCGCCCGCCATCGTCGGCGTCGTCGGCGCGCTGCAGCTCGACGTGCTCAAGGAGCGCATGGATGTCGAGTATTCGCTGCCTGTCGACTTCGAGCCCTGCCAGTATGCGATCGCGCGCTGGGTCTCCTCGGAGGACAAGGCGGCGCTGCAGAAATTCGTGTCGTCGAAGCCCTCCTCCATGGCCGACGACCTCGACGGCGACCCGGTCTTCATGGCCTCCAGCCAGTTCACCCTGAAATACGACGCCGAGCGCGCACCCGACGTCACCTTCTCCGACATCAAGGACTACCAGAAGGTCGCCAAGGCCTGA